The Gemmatimonadota bacterium genome window below encodes:
- a CDS encoding aldo/keto reductase: MSSNLQRVILGRSGLSVSRLGLGSSYAAPASAYEEAFERGVNYFYWGSLRRDPMGSAIRHLAPNHRDDLVVVVQSYARIPALLRQSVRGALRKLKLDGADVLLLGWHNGPPSPRVMDAAADLREKGLVRKVAISSHRRAAIPALAEDRRFDICHLRYNAVHRGAERDVFPAFQPVERHRRPGLVTYTTTRWGHLCDPRRTPDGERTPTGTDCYRFALSHPQVDTVLAGPGTREEMRQALRAVELGAMDEGELAWMQRVGDAIYGRDRTSGARDRL, encoded by the coding sequence ATGAGTTCCAACCTGCAGCGAGTCATTCTCGGTCGATCGGGGCTGTCCGTCTCGCGACTGGGGCTGGGTTCATCGTATGCGGCTCCCGCCTCGGCCTACGAAGAGGCGTTCGAGCGCGGCGTCAACTACTTCTACTGGGGGAGTCTCCGGCGGGATCCCATGGGGAGCGCCATTCGGCACCTGGCCCCGAACCACCGGGATGATCTGGTCGTGGTGGTGCAGAGCTATGCGAGGATCCCGGCGCTTCTTCGGCAATCGGTCCGGGGCGCCCTGCGGAAGTTGAAGCTCGACGGCGCCGATGTCCTCCTCCTGGGCTGGCACAATGGACCGCCCTCCCCGCGTGTGATGGATGCGGCGGCCGACCTTCGCGAGAAGGGTCTTGTGCGCAAGGTCGCGATCTCCAGCCATCGGCGGGCCGCCATTCCCGCGCTTGCGGAGGATCGGCGCTTCGACATCTGCCACTTGCGCTACAACGCGGTACACCGGGGAGCGGAGCGGGATGTGTTCCCCGCATTCCAGCCGGTGGAGCGACACCGTCGACCGGGGCTGGTGACCTACACGACGACGCGTTGGGGGCACCTTTGTGATCCTCGCCGAACCCCCGACGGGGAGAGGACTCCCACGGGGACGGACTGCTACCGCTTTGCGCTCTCCCATCCGCAGGTGGACACGGTGCTGGCCGGACCGGGGACCCGCGAAGAGATGCGGCAGGCGTTGCGTGCGGTGGAGCTGGGTGCGATGGACGAAGGCGAGCTGGCATGGATGCAGCGCGTCGGGGACGCAATCTACGGCAGGGACCGGACCTCGGGTGCGCGCGATCGTCTATGA
- a CDS encoding aminotransferase class IV, with amino-acid sequence MTVIEPYVHWNGRVTPTEEARVSVLDTGYLYGDGIYETMRAYGGSAFALDRHLARLRRSGDAIGLRTLNEGDLRVRVTEVMEANGLADAVLRITLTRGQLEKRLDLSTCGEPSVLITAYPIDSAADTARRQGIRVVHSRFLRLTEFSLAGIKTTNYQVSLFARNEAREAGADEVLLANETGDIVEGAASNVFLVTEGELLTPPLGTGILGGITRETVLEIAEREGIPTREKTLPKDLLARADELFLTGTTVQVAPVVCVGDSPVADGRPGSITRSLHDLYMDAVHADTGAASAARSASS; translated from the coding sequence ATGACGGTGATCGAACCCTATGTCCACTGGAACGGCCGGGTGACTCCGACCGAAGAGGCCCGCGTGTCCGTCCTCGATACGGGATACCTGTACGGGGACGGCATCTACGAAACGATGCGTGCCTACGGCGGGTCGGCGTTCGCACTGGACCGGCACCTCGCCCGGCTGCGGAGGAGCGGGGACGCCATCGGACTCCGCACTCTGAACGAAGGGGATCTCCGCGTCCGCGTCACTGAGGTCATGGAAGCCAACGGCCTCGCGGATGCCGTGCTGCGAATCACATTGACCCGGGGCCAGCTGGAGAAGCGCCTGGACCTCTCGACATGCGGTGAACCCTCGGTCCTCATCACGGCCTACCCCATCGACTCCGCGGCGGACACGGCGCGACGACAGGGGATCCGGGTTGTTCACTCGCGGTTCCTGCGTCTCACGGAGTTCTCGCTGGCAGGAATCAAGACCACGAACTACCAGGTGTCTCTGTTCGCACGAAACGAGGCCCGTGAGGCCGGTGCCGACGAAGTGCTCCTGGCGAACGAGACCGGAGACATCGTCGAGGGCGCCGCCAGCAATGTGTTCCTGGTGACCGAGGGTGAGTTGCTGACCCCCCCGCTCGGCACCGGGATTCTCGGAGGCATTACGCGTGAGACCGTGTTGGAGATCGCCGAACGCGAGGGAATCCCCACGCGGGAGAAGACTCTCCCGAAGGACCTCCTGGCGCGCGCGGACGAGCTCTTCCTGACCGGGACCACCGTTCAGGTGGCTCCCGTGGTATGCGTCGGAGATTCTCCCGTTGCGGATGGTCGGCCCGGGTCGATCACGCGTTCGCTCCACGATCTCTACATGGACGCCGTCCATGCGGATACAGGAGCCGCGTCTGCTGCAAGAAGCGCGTCCTCATAG